ACAGGTTCGGTAGATGAACCGGTTCAGGAACTGTGCCGCGAAGGGAAAATTAATTGTGTGGCGTTAGGCCATTACAATTCCGAAAAAATTGGTGTAAAGGCCTTGATGGAAGTAGTTCGCAAACAGTTCTCGGTGGAGACGGAATTTATAGATGTAAAAAACCCGATTTGAGAGGAAAATATGAGTCAAGAATTATTCAAAAAAATAGATAGCTATCGTGATTTTGTCATCGATATGCAAGCCAAAATGACAGCCTGCCCGGCGGTGAGTCCGCATTTGGAAGGTGGAAAAGGGGAAGGCGCAAAAGCAGAAGTGTTACTCAAAACGCTGAAAGCTATGAAATTTGATGAAATTAAAGTAATAAACATTAAAGATAAAAAATCACCAACCGGTGTGCGCCCGAACATCGTTGCCAAATATTATGGTCAAAATCGTAAGAAAACAATTTGGGTGATGGCACATATGGACGTAGTGCCACCGGGGGATTTGAAGAAATGGAAAACCGATCCCTATAAGATAGTGGTCAAGGGTGATAAAATTTACGGCCGCGGTACTGAGGATAATCAACAAGGATTAATATCGGGGTTGCTGGCTATAAAAGCGATGATGGATTTAGGCATTCGTCCGCCGGTGAACTATGCTTTACTGCTTAACGCCGATGAAGAAATCGGCAGCCAGTTTGGCATTGTATCCATTTTGAAACAGCACGCCAACATTTTTGGCAAGCAAGATAGTTTTATTGTGCCGGACGGTGGTAACTCCGAAGGGACCATGGTGGAAATTGCCGAAAAAAATATGTTATGGTTAAAAATTACCACGACGGGAAAACAAACCCATGGCTCTACTCCCAAAGCCGGTGTAAATGCGTTCGTGGCGGGAAGCCATTTGGTAGTTGCTTTGCGTGGTCTATATCAGAAATTTAATAAAAAAGACCGTCTGTACGGTGATGAACCGACCAGCACTTTTGAAGCTACGAAAAAAGAAGCCAATGTGCCCAACATTAACACAATTCCCGGCCAAGATGTGTTTTATTTGGATTGCAGAGTATTACCCTGCTATACCAATGAACAAGTACTGGCGGAAATAGCTAAATATGCCAAGGCCATTGAGAAGAAATTTAAGGTAACGGTAAAAATTGACACTATCGTGTCTGAGTCGTCTAAACCGACAGATAAGAATCACGATATGGTAAAACTGATGATGCAGGCCGTGCGGGAAGTGTACCACAATAAACCGCAAGTGCAAGGATTGGGCGGCGGCACGGTGGCTGCTTATTTACGCAACAAAGGATTCCCTGCAGTAGTGTATTCTAAATTAGATGACACTATGCACCAACCCAACGAATATTCCAGCATTAAAAATACGATTGGAGATGCAAAAGTATTTGCGGCTGTGATCATGCGTTTGAAATAGGGGAGGTTATGAAAAAAGGTTTTACAGCAATTGAAATCGTAGTGACGGTGGTGCTGTTTTCGGTGTTGTTGTTCGTAACGGTGCCAAAGTTTATTTCCCTGGTGCATA
The Elusimicrobiaceae bacterium DNA segment above includes these coding regions:
- a CDS encoding M20 family metallo-hydrolase, which gives rise to MSQELFKKIDSYRDFVIDMQAKMTACPAVSPHLEGGKGEGAKAEVLLKTLKAMKFDEIKVINIKDKKSPTGVRPNIVAKYYGQNRKKTIWVMAHMDVVPPGDLKKWKTDPYKIVVKGDKIYGRGTEDNQQGLISGLLAIKAMMDLGIRPPVNYALLLNADEEIGSQFGIVSILKQHANIFGKQDSFIVPDGGNSEGTMVEIAEKNMLWLKITTTGKQTHGSTPKAGVNAFVAGSHLVVALRGLYQKFNKKDRLYGDEPTSTFEATKKEANVPNINTIPGQDVFYLDCRVLPCYTNEQVLAEIAKYAKAIEKKFKVTVKIDTIVSESSKPTDKNHDMVKLMMQAVREVYHNKPQVQGLGGGTVAAYLRNKGFPAVVYSKLDDTMHQPNEYSSIKNTIGDAKVFAAVIMRLK